In Etheostoma cragini isolate CJK2018 chromosome 19, CSU_Ecrag_1.0, whole genome shotgun sequence, the genomic window acttgttatgaattgataaaaCTACAGCAAATACACCTATTAAAGTTTGATTAATAAACTGATACTTACCAGCTTTCTGAGAATTGAAGTCAACTTGTGCGAGCAGAAGAAACAACATAGTCATCACTGCAGAGACCAGAGAGCCGTTACTGTAGTAGTTGTACGTGTAACATATATAACACAAGCATGACatgcaaatatattttcaatcaTCAGTGAGCTGATAAATCTCTAAATGACCACTGCTTAGATCTGCCATCTAAAATTCACGATATACCGCTGTATTTTGGATCATGCTCATCAGTTTTCCCCTAAAGAAACTATTCAACTGAACATATTTGACAAGGATTGTCTCAATATATTTCTGTGGACATCACACAGTCTCGGTACTCACACAGTCTGATGCAGAGACATGTAATCTCCATGATGTCTTGCTGCTGCAGTCTGACGTTCAGTCAGTCAGACTACAAAATGGACTGAATTCTAAATATCAGGCAAGTCAGaccctcctcttcctgttcCTCTTCTGGTGAGGAAACAGCAGGTTCGAGGTTTCTGACAGACCTCAGTTCAGGTTCATGTTTGAGGGTCCTTtactttaacaaagaaaaaacattgtataaAGCTAATCTATTTTATCTACTCTTATTTACCTTTTTCTCCCCAGCCCCTTTGCTCTGTACCCGCTTTTACACTCCTTttggctgtctctctctctcctgtgtcacacacacacgccatgaTCTGATCATCTTTTTGACGTAAGTGCAATAGgctttacttttaaattttattttctcacattCACACTTACCTAGATGGAGCATACGGTTTATTGAGGACGTGAATGGTATCTCTGTGGTATTCTGTAGATGTATGGATGCTTCAGCTTAGACTCCAGTCAGCACCTCTCTAGTCTAGTGGAAGCTTTGGTTAACTGCATGATTTGAACTAGACTGGAGATACACATTTGACTTCATTGATTGAAATCTGGTCATCTCCTGCAAAGACAAATGTAAAGACAACCGATCATATttatatgcattttattttttactttttaaccactttttaTACAAGAATTTGACTCTCGCAACCAATGTTGGTTTACTGCGATTAAACGTCTCATCTCATGTTCTCACACGTGACTTTAGAAAGTGACACATCTTGCTCAGGTATTTTCCCTCATGTTAAGAGTTAATCAAGTCTCACTCTGCCCTTTGCAGAAAATCAGCACCatatacatgtttatttaaacCAGAAAGCCACTTTATCAAACACATCTATTATTATTCACAATTTCTACTGACAACTTCCTAGTTCCACCCACCAGTGGACTTATTACTGTAGTTTATAAAACTGCCAACTACATCAGATAGCAGGTTCAAAGTAAAAACGGGTCATGCAGGACCAGACTTTAAGAAACCGAAAGTAtaacacatggacacacatgtTGATAATGTATTATCAATATGTTGGACAAAGCCTGTCATTTCATATCTGTTAGTATGTGATGTGAAGAATGGCTGGATTTTACTTGACTGGTAAACtaagctttgttttttcttttttctagaAATGTGATCTTGTATTCATTTCTAACATTCGgtttattatttacagtttatatTGATCCAAGAATCTCAATACATTCATTGAACAGTGTTTTAGGGTTAAAGCAGATGCATGCATTGTGCAAGCAGTCTAAAGCTCTAAAAGCCACACACATTGAGTTTATTCAAAAGGAGCTATAAAGCCATAACACACGTTATCCATTTACAGACGGGGTGGGGGTTAAAgtacacattgtgttttttcaggATATTTTATTCCAGGCTTTGACAGTGCAGCGACTGACACCTGCCAAAGGTAGGACATTTTAGATGAAAGCCTTATTCATGGCTTCATTTTTCATCATGTcattaatgtaattaaagtattGTCAGTTTCTGGATTCAAGGTCAAATCGCTATCTTCTCctacaatatattttatatatcttCGTGGGTTTTGTAGCACTTATCAGTTGCTTATAACACAAGTAATGAGGTCGACGTCTGTTGTTATGAACACACATATGAAACagcaaaaatgtgtgaaaacactTAACAATGCATGGCTGTAAGGAATGCAATGAGCCAGAATttacataaaagaaaatgtatcaaagaCAGAAGAACATGAAAAATCTGTATTTCAGCAAGTGGCTAAGGTTTAATCTGGGTCCAATCACAGCAATGTACTTTGTGTTTCCACGTAGTTAacctaaaaaaaatccatttgatCCTaactttcctcttcctcctacAATAATCAACAGTTTGattcagagtgagacatcctTCACAGttgacttattttaattttcagaacTGCAGGATGATTCACATGAAGGTCAGACTCCTCTTGAAACCTCGGCTCAGTGTCTTCAGTGCATTGGTCTTGCATCACACTGTGTTCCTCCTAACACACTCTGGTGGAGGTaacttaaacacaaacatatggAAAATCCTGATTAGACTTTAGCTATAGCgaaaacatactgtaacataATGGTCATTAAAAGGTAGACCACtacaataaaaacactcaatACATTTTACCACCCATTGAAACACAATGCACTTAGTGGTTTTGCTGCCATAGCCTTACTTTGTTTCCAAATGACCAGAAACTAATGGTCGTGATTCCTACAGGAAATGGccaaaacacaggactttcaaccCAGGAGTTCATGTCTTGGGGCAAGTATACAATTTTTACTCAAGAAAGTGTTTAAATCCAAACCACCGTCTTTTTTCTAAccttaaaaagtcattttggaGCCTAGAATGAACTCTCTTCAGCAAGACGCTCTTTTTTCGTCAGAATAATTTAactaatgtcaaaaaaaaaaacggcagcTCAGTCACATTTTGGGAACCGGAGGGCTGCTTGTTCAAGTCCTCGATCCGACTacagtacagagtgtggactggtagctggagagatgccagttctcGTCCAGGAAACTGCCAAGTTGCTCTTGAACAAGGCACAgaacccccccaaccgctcaggccgctggtccagcactggcagcccattcactctgacatctctctatttgtgtgtgtttgtgtgtatttccgGCCTGAAATGTAGCCTTTAGTGTGTAgtaacagtgtaaattgtaatttccccataatTTTAATGCATACCTGGCATGGGTAGGCATTGAATATGTATGAGTTGGATAATAAAttggtgtttctttttgttaGGTCAGTCTCATGTGATCGGTACATCTCAGCCAATAGTGGCAAAGGTTGGTGATGACATAACTTTGCCATGCCACCTGAAAACTGCCATGGATGCTACTGACCTGACTGTGGAGTGGGCCAGACCTGACCTAGAGCCCAGATTTGTCTATTTGAGACGAGATGGCGTGGAGCTTCAGCCTGAGGAGCATCCATTGTACATGGGGAGAACGTCACTGTCCACCAACAAACTAAAGTgtggagacatttcacttaAACTCTCCCAACTAAAACTCTCTGATGCAGGAACCTACAAATGCCTTGTTCCAAAATCTGGTACAGAATCTGTTGTCGCGCTTACTGTAGGTAGGTTGGCATGAATCCAATGTGCTTTAAGTGGCTTTAtttaactttcagtttgtgccGATTCTAGCGGTAGTGTTTTTTCCTTAGCCTGGATGCATCCTTAGCTTAAATAGGTAAGACGAGCAAAAGCATTAAtggtcctatgacatggtgctttttggatgctttaaaCAGgttttagtggtcccctaattatGTATTCCTGTgtgtcacagaaccgtaagccAACCCACAAGCCCTTAACCCAACTGTCCGTTTATCGCGGGTCACGGAACCTTAAACCCACCCACAtgcttttccttaacctaacagcggCAAAAGGGACGCCGAGAGTCCCGACCGAGCgcgtgttacatgacgctaaaggataaaaagtaataaaatgaatgtttagcCTAAATGCATTAGTCATAAGTGACAGTCATGTcaacaaatgtaagaaaatgtggGCTACTTTGATCTACCTAAAGAGCAATGACAAGAACAGTAAATGGGTGATCTTTGTTTTAAGCTCTCACACATTAGTTAGCGGACCTGCTCAATCAGTAAACACAGTTAATATGATGCTGGCAGTTATTTTGGTACTGTTCATGGGCTGATCTGAAGTATACCCACAGGGACATTTGGGTTGAACAAAAACGCATTTGGGCTGGTCTGAATGTATAATAGGTTCGACTAAAACAAGGTATTTGGGACAAACACATGGGCACTTGAAATGACCATAGGCACATTTGAGACacttaaaaaaaggcattttagaCCACCAGAAGGGCATTTGGGCTGCCAAAGAGTTAAGGTGTCATTACAGAGCATTTGGGCTGTTACTTTTGGGAAAAATTAGGCATTACTTATCAGCTGTGCAACTtctatttgtacttttttaggTTCGGTCTCCTCACCTGACATAAAGATATCCAAAGTCAGCAATGGTGTTTCTCTGCAGTGTGAGTCTGGAGGCTGGTACCCAGAGCCTGAGGTGTCGTGGCTGGACGGTGAGGGAAACCTCCTCTCTGCTGGACCTACAGAGACCACCAGAAGTCCTGATGATCTCTACACTGTCAGCAGCAGAGTGACTGTGGAGAAGAGACCCAGCAACAGATTCACCTGTAGAGTCCAGCAGAAGGACACCAACCAGACCAGAGAAACAACTATCCATCTTCCAGGTAGAAAAGCACATTGATGCCATTactttgagagagagacattgttgtatttaaacGACTATTGCGTTCATTTTAGATGATTTCTTCATGGCCCAGTCCAATTCTGCTGTTCGCATCACCATCTGCTTGGCTGTCTACTTCATGTCTGTCATGgcattctttgttttgtggaaaCGTGGACAACACCAAATCAGTAAGTTAAAACTTCCTTTACAGATCTAAAGTTACTCTCACTCATGTTTGATGGCTATTTTTACATGGATTACATTCAGAGAGAATGGTTAAGAAGGGCTGAGAACAACCCAACGGGACTTAGCCATCGCCTCATCCATTGCAATCATTGAACATCCGTCTTTTTGGCAGTTATCCCACTCATACCATACTCAtctgaaattaattttattctaaaGTTTTTACACActtttccaccaatcagagtCTAGAAATATAACTGGCCATGCCATAATGATCAATAGAAAACATACATTAAGTAAGCcatatttctgttaaaaaacCAACTAATTGGACTAGATTTTCCAccaaatgtttgtcacttttggagatatgaggctagataattttggaaaagatgtttaaatgtcaaacttAACATCCATCTCTTCTGTTCACATAGAAACCCCAAGCAGAAGCACAGAACAGCAGCATCTGATGGACGGAGACACAATGATTCAGTTGGAGATGAAAGAGGAAAACCTCAGTGAGGAGTTACAGAAGAATGAGGATGATTTGAAACATGTACAGCAGGTGAATATGATATTAATGACCCAGAAGAAAGAGCTGGAGAACCAGAGGCAGACACTCACCTCACTAGAGGATAAGGACAAGACACAGATAAAGGAGAACAACAAGAAGCTGAAGAAGCTCcccaaaacagagaaaagtaaaaaaatggaaaagcgTGTAAAGACCAGAGAGGATCTGGACAGGAGAAGCAAAGAACATGATGAACTGTTATGTAACACAAAGAAGTTACAGGAGACAGCAGATCAGATGATTACTAtaatgaaagaaaggaaagagaaactAGAAAAAGATAAGGAGAAAATAAACCAACACCTGaaagagacagcgagagagagagaagagaccCAGAAGAAACTTCAGTTAGagcagcaagagagagaagaggaccAGAATAATCCATCGTCCAATCAGGATGATGAATGAAAAGGCCAAGTCACTGAAGAACCAATCACATTTGACATCATGAACATGAACGAATCAGGTTGCTGCATTGACTTGAATTTCAGTTCAagtgtctttgttttatataaatatttttttctcatcattgtcttgcatgttgtattttttaatagattGCACTATAATATTTTGCTGCACCTCACTGACATAATACTTTGTACAGAATGTGTGATTAAATAATCCTTAACATGTATGATAAGATTATATCAGCATCCCTGATTATGTTATTAATGGTTAAAGTTTAAATACCAATGCATAGTaggcatattttaattttaattcttCCAGATTTGATATTTTTCCCAATTTACTGATTGTTCTGTGTTGTTTACTTCATGTTAGTAACACTCATCCCACAATCACCCCAACAGCAGTTTCTCCTAACACTCCTCTACTTAAACTAGCATTTTTTTCAAGTCATTGATGTTTTATAGCTGAGAATACAGATGTGTCTTTTAATTACTATACATGAccccttttttaaagaaataaacatttatgcATCCGATGAAGCCtgtcacatttgtttgtgttgctcaAAGCTGTACTGAAATATTATTGTAGATACAACTTTAACAGCTGCATTGACggaggtttgtttttttatctgaagtaatacagtttaaaaagcaaaaatcaGAGATGAAATTGCAGGAGGTGATTAAAGTAAAACTGCAACGATGACTGTTTCTTCATTGTAATTAATGTGCTCACACAAGATGGATATAAGTATCGGATGTTAGGAATTGCTTATGCTCCTTGCTAAAGCACCTTATTGGAAAACAAACACTCCTTTCTATTCAACTTTACAGGTATATAAGCTTTTATGAATACAgttaatattttaatgaaagtttatcaaaactaaaacacaaatgaTTGCCTCttgtatgtcaaataaaataaaaaggcgCACACgaacacacagctgatgccgGGTTGTTGTAGAGAACAAACTGAAATCAGAGTGAAAAGACGACCTTAAACGAGCTGAATATTGACTTGGACCATTTGTCTCTTTAAGGAAGCTTAAGACTAAATCATTGGAGTATCCCATTAACAGTTACAGTACTGTGATAGTTAAGCGgtttaaattatatattgtaATGGTTTCAGACCAAACTTAATCTTTGGGGCTTTATTTCATCAGATACAgtaaagggggagagagagggggtgacGCAGCAAAGGATCTTACGTGCCTTAATACAGGTCAGTAGCttgtgtattttaattatattaactATTTGTATATGCGTGACATTTTTACAAGCTGCTTCAGTATTTGACCACAGTGGGTGTATTTAAAAAGCTGCAGCAGTTCACTTCTTATAAACCACTTCAGACGTGAGGGACAGACCAGGAAGATAGAAAAATGTGGTTTAACTGTCAGGATCATCAAAATAGACGCTGATGCTGCAAGAGAGCTTAGCACCACATCTGtccatttttggaaatatgttcAATGGTCGTACAGCTGTGCTCATTTCAAGATATGCTTTTGCTTGTACTGCGTTTTTAAAGTCACTTGCAATGTATTAAAGGCAATGCTGCATAAAGAGAGCAGCTTTAAACTTAAAAATCAACAGTTTCCCTCCCATTTTTTCACAGATAACATGCACCATGTTAATGAAACTGGAGAAATGGATTAGTCCAAAAATCAATTTAGGTGAGGAAATGTTACTAGACAATTTAGGAACAGACAGATTTGATTTATTAAgttatatttatttagtattgTTGCAACAGTAAAAGGATTCTCCACAGAGATAGATATTACAGCTCAAGAATTTGCAGGGAGAGCTCAACAAATATGATAAATAAGAAAACCTATTAGAGGTAAAAAAGGAACTGAACAACACAAATACTAATGACACCGAAATTAAATTCTTTTagatttatattgttatttagatttatattaCCAATACACACCGGTAGGAAAATACTCTACCCGAGTACCACAACCCAGAAAAACAGTGTTGAAAAAGCATGAATATCTTGTGGAATCTGTTGAATTAAATTGGTGGTAATGTACATTACAATAATcttgaatgcacattatatGAAAGGCACTAAGGAGACTATCCACGCCCCCGGCCACTATCAGAGGCCCGGCTTTTAATTGACTACCGGTATAAATAATTTCTACATGTGCCCAGATTTCTGGTGACTTTTTGATCATTACCTTGAATCGGTAACTGAAtgtattttaatcttttaaaaccAAAGAACAAGGTCTCAGTTGTCTGAGGGTGAGCTTCCTTTGCTAAAACAAACCCACAACCTATTTTCCTCTCAATTATAAAAATTAtgaaagattttaaaagaatgGGGCATGGTTTACTCATGCTTTATGAAGGTGTTATAGCTCCTCTTTTGTCCAGAGTAATCacctgtaaaaatgtaaaacaaattctatttcaaacattgttttgtttgtttttacatttttgacataacGATGATAAACACATCAATACTTTTCAAAATGCATTAGAATAAATTCAACttaattatttacaatataATCATTATAAACATGGCCAAACCatatagaaatgtatttcttgCTTATTAGATGATGGCAAGACAGATTTTGCTGCATTACATACATATGCGTATATGACTAGCGGCGTCCCCCAGGGCTCAACTAGCCTCTGAAAAGTTTTCATTACAGTACAACATTTATGCAAAAACCATAGACTCCTCTGTCAGGTTATACAGAGGACACCTTTACTTCCCCAGTTTTGTCGCTAAACAAGGTTAGTCTCAAAGAGTTTCAGTATATTAAATTAGTAAATGGATTTACCTTTGTGAGTCTTCtccacagcaacagcagcagaccCACCCATATCATGGTGGCAACGGTCCTTATGAGGACGTACAGTGGAAAATAAAGTTGATTCGAATGGAGAGTCTCTTTGTGATGCTCTGGAATGACATGGAGTTTGAATTAGTTTAAAATCCATGTAAAACTTTCCTAGTCCCATGTACACACCATCGCGATCATCTTGCTGCTCCTTTGTAAGTTGTCATGAACTTTATAATAAGCCCCAGtaggagctggttgatgtggctcgggaaagggaagttcggGGTCCCCTGCAGGACCTGCTGCCGCCCCGcaacccaataccggataagcggatgaagaaggatggatggatgggtaaaATAAAGATTCCCAACGAGACacaaccattttaaaatgttgcaggGCAAGGTTGCATCTCATCCCATCTCGGCTCAATGTAAAGGTTAACTAACGTATTTTACATGCATTACCCATGCACTTGTTGTGACCAACATCGTTGAATTTGCTAGTATAAAGCAAGACCGCAGTGAAGAGCGGCCCAAACCGAGCTGCTATGCAACCTAATGGGGCAATTGTGGAGCCTTGCCTTTGTCTGAAGACAGCGTGGCGTGTAAAACCTGAAGTTAGAAAACGGCGTTAAGGTTAAGATTTTCAATGTACAGGCTCAAAATTTAAATGATTGACAATGTGGAAGAGTCCTAATTGGATGGACGCCCGTATTCATTTGAGCCAGTGTATAGATTATAGTCTCACATTATGTCTCACAGCCCGGTTGATCAGAGAGGGAAATCCTGACGTAACACAGCGTT contains:
- the LOC117962127 gene encoding butyrophilin subfamily 1 member A1-like, with the translated sequence MIHMKVRLLLKPRLSVFSALVLHHTVFLLTHSGGGQSHVIGTSQPIVAKVGDDITLPCHLKTAMDATDLTVEWARPDLEPRFVYLRRDGVELQPEEHPLYMGRTSLSTNKLKCGDISLKLSQLKLSDAGTYKCLVPKSGTESVVALTVGSVSSPDIKISKVSNGVSLQCESGGWYPEPEVSWLDGEGNLLSAGPTETTRSPDDLYTVSSRVTVEKRPSNRFTCRVQQKDTNQTRETTIHLPDDFFMAQSNSAVRITICLAVYFMSVMAFFVLWKRGQHQIKTPSRSTEQQHLMDGDTMIQLEMKEENLSEELQKNEDDLKHVQQVNMILMTQKKELENQRQTLTSLEDKDKTQIKENNKKLKKLPKTEKSKKMEKRVKTREDLDRRSKEHDELLCNTKKLQETADQMITIMKERKEKLEKDKEKINQHLKETAREREETQKKLQLEQQEREEDQNNPSSNQDDE